In Halictus rubicundus isolate RS-2024b chromosome 1, iyHalRubi1_principal, whole genome shotgun sequence, the sequence GACTATGAGCTAGTGCCTGTACTACTCGTTCCAGCCTGATCGATCGAGCGGTCAACGGGGATGCCGCGTCGCTGCCACCGCTTCCTGCACCACCGGTGCTGTCTCTTTCGCTCACCGAATGTAATTCTTCACCTGATAACTGTAACTGCGAATTTACACATACTATATCGTCTTCTGATGTCCCTAACTAGCTAACGCTAACGCGGCAAATAGAACAGTCGCTGACCTGGCTTGCAGGAAGAGATTCCGATAGCTGTCCTGGACTAGTTAATGAGGCGGCATACTGATGGAGGTGTGCCGGAGACATGGATGCTGGTGCctttaaacaattattaaaatattaagaCAACAACCTAGTGAAACAAGCGTCAAGTTTATATTGGTTGCATATTTACAGTATGATATTTATGCAAGTAATCCCTATTAGGACTATGATGAGATTTTGGCGTGGATCGCCCGCTCAATGGCGGCGATGCTCGTTCAAGACTTCGTCCTCTCGCTAACAGGTTCATATGTTcaagactaccgacgcgagatTCCAACTCTTCTGCGCGTGCTTCAGTACTTTGTTTCTCTTTCTGCAACATTAATGTTCAAGCTGTAATACATGATACGTTCGCACTGTCGCGTTAATTCGAATCGGAGTATCTGCGAAAAGTTTCCTTTAACACGATAACACGAAATATCAGGTCATTTTTCTCAGAACTAATTTTTCATCCGATACAAATCCCATTCGAATGAACACAGCAGCATAATCTATGTATGTTCACACATAAAGACATGGACGTTTGCTTACCTGAATCAACCTAATTTCATTATTAATTGCATCTAATTGTTCCTGTAACATTACCGCTAACGTTTGAGCATCCGAGTGACCTGTCGGACTAATTACATCGGCCGCGCAGCTGAAGAGACTCTCGTTGTCCCCGTCGCCTTCTGCATCGCTGGAGACGTCAAACGCCTGCTGTACGTTAGCGAGGACATGCGCCTGCTGCAGCTTCTCCCATTCTTGTTCTGCCAGCGTACGGGGTACGTAATTCTGGTAGAAGTAAtcagaaaatgtttaatttgcATAGAGATCTCCAGTCTGATAACTAGGCATGGGATCAAGTTCAATTTGTGCTTATGAATTCGAGTCAATCTCAGTAACCCAGTTTCGTTCCTCGAGTTTCGATTATTGACCTCGAAAATACATACTTTCGTCGTATCCTCGTCGATGGTAGGTCGCTTCGCCGTTCTCCTTGGCAGAGAGTGCGTGTCGAAGCTACTGTGACTCGCACTCCTTGAGAAGGATCCAGGATCCACTGCGTTGGGAGACAAACTTCTGGTCAGTGCATCTGTCTGCTGTATGTTGAACGCGATTTCCTGTTGCAGCATCTGTCTCTTCACATTGTCGATCTCGAGCCGAGCTTTTCCCAGCTCCTTCACTATCTCCGTCTTCTCGTTCTGCAGGTCTTCGGCCAGTTTCCTCGTCTGTTCCAGCTCTTGCGTCAGCGTATTCTTCTCGTTCAACGCCTGCATTCTTTCCTCCAGATGCGCCTGTAGTCTTTCGTTCGACTCTGAATGGGAACACGAGAAGATGGTAGATTACGAGAGTTTCTTAACCGGTACCCGAAGCGAAATGTACAGCAATTACCGGATAAAAGTTTATCAACGGTCGCGCTAAGCCGCGTGTTATGCTCCTCGTTCATTTTAAGTCGTTGATTGACACGCATCACTTCCGCGTTCTTTTCCTCCAATTGCGTTTCTAATCTCTGTATTCTGTCCTCCGCACTGCCGTGCCTTTCTTGAGCCTGCTTATTAAACGATGCACATAATTAATATTACCGTAGAAAACGCGAAGCTATAATGTATAGATGATTTAATGATCCTTCCTTCGATATACAAGTACATGAAAACTGATCAACTATTTCAGGTCCCGAGCGAAAAAGACGAGACAAGTCTAAATAGTCTAACTTAGTGAAAACTGTACACGTGCCTTGTACACAGTATTCTAAAGAAACGTGACCAGAAAAATGAAACGATAAAATACTAACAAGCTCCAAAAAATAATCACATCGATTGCGTTTGTTTGGTATATTCAGTGTTAGATTGAAACTGGACGGATTATAATATCCTTTGACACGAGAATTGTACGAATTCCAACATTACCTTCTCTGTACGAGCCCTTAGCTATTACCATGTTAATAATAAACTGTAAGAAAAGGCTGAGTAGTGTTTGTTGTTTGCATGGCAGACAAAGTCAGGTACTGCGTGAACAGTGGTATAATATACACGGTGGGTCATGTTCAAAAAGATCATCTAAATATCTCGCTTGCTTTTGATGGCAGAGAAATAAATGCACTAGATGAAATGTACTTGATTAATAGTTTGGTAACCTAAAccttgttttttaaaaattagaattaaaggAATGACCTGTACAAGTTTCATCAAATGCATTTTTTTTACTATCGATAGCAAGTGAAATATTTATGTGAGCTGTTTTGAGTGCTCCACTCTGCATATTTGCGACAAGAAGAACACATCACTGAGAGTTCGAATATGTGAATTGAAGAGTAGAGAGAATCGTATATCTGAGTGGCAAGCAATCTAGACaaagatatatatgtatatatatatgtaaatatatatttgGGGAGAGTCGACAGAAGTGCAGAGGAATAAAAAAAGGACAAATTGATGATGCAACGACTTAATTCCCCTGCGTACCTGGTTGGGCCTCCTCACCTGCGTCAGAGCCTCCATCCTCTGCTTTAATTGCTCTTCCATTTCGGGAAGCTTGGAATACTGTGCCAATTTCTGTTCTGCCAATTCCAGTTTTTCCTGTATAGCTGCTATCTTTTCTTCTTGGAGCTGAAGAAGGTATTGAAATCAGTGACGGATTATGAACTGGagtatgataaaaaaattaacGAGTAAGGACGCGAATGGACTTCGACACCGATTACTGTACAGTAGGGTGGTCCTTATTTTTCGACTTGAGCGAAATCAACAACcataagggcccggtcttcgtagattcacgataaggtagagtgactacattatcgtcaaaaaattattgtacacgtgcctcaagttttccttTACCTTTAATTGGGCCTTCTTGTGCTGCAGCTCCTGTTCCAATTTCTCGTTGAGATCATGGCTACTGGAGGACTCTCGTTGAGCCTGGAGGTACCGCTTCTCGAGCGTCGCTATCCTTTCTTCCTGATCCACTTTCTGTGCGACATTCTCATGCAAATCTCTCTGCAATTTCACGTTCGTCTCTTGGGTCTTCAGCAAGTCTTTCTGCGCTTTCGATAAGGTTTCCTCCAACTCTGCCACATGTCCAATTAACTCTGCCACCCGCCGTTGCCACGTGCTCAACTCTGAGCTCTAAAATAAATGGTTTCACTTTGTTATCATTGATTGTTTAACCGCGTGACCACCGACTATAGCTGTATGCTTGTAATAGGAGTATGGTGTTATCCATATCAAGGACAAAACACAGCTACTATACATAGTCTGCGACGAGAGACAGAAACTTTTGTCGTTTGTCCCTGAGTCGTGTGGGAGGGGTGGGTGTTATGCGACAAACCGTCTGTCACAGATACACTGTATATGTCTGTCATAGATTGTATATGTGTTAACGTTGTTTTAGTATtgtatcgtgttcgtctacgattgtTGCGGTAATAAACCAAGCTGTTCATACATAAAATATCTGCTCGGGGGAGAAGAGAGGTCCATTCTTAGTTCACTAAAAACCATGCGAAACACGTCGAACATCGTCGTCATAGTCATTCCACAACATGCCATCGGCTGCGCCGCTTCGTATGACGCAACACAACAGGAGAGACATAGTTGTGCAAAAAACACGACGTCACAAAATCTGTTGTGGTTTCTATCGGTTAATCTcttataagaaaaaaaaaaaaggaaacgctTGCTTCGCAAGTGCATTTTTGTAAAGGTTCTATCAGAGAGTTACAGAGTCAAGACTATCAAAGTATCCTTGAAACACTTTCCAGTGTCTCTTCGACCATGCACCATAAGTAGAAGAAAAACACATAAGGAAAGTTTCTATCTGTCCGATATCAAAACGCTTCGGCAAACTTGTGTCTTCAAAAACACATGCAAAGGGTGGGGGGCGGGGGAAAGTTTGTTCCCAAAGTCGGTTACGGTATTCCCTCGCTCTGGCGACGCACAGTTGAGAAATAGAAAATGGAGCACTCGTTCCAGCCTCTCACCAGATCAAGGGAATACTGACACGGACCAGCTATGGGACTCGACAACAGACGGTTACGGGAACAGTCAAGCGATACACTCCCGTATGGTGTTACTCCACCCTACTCGCCTCTGCGACGTTTTCTACCCTCCACTGCCATGCTGGAGTCTCGGACTTTTTCAACAGCAGTAATACTTTCGATTGTATTAGGTTGATGCATATGAACTTAGAAGATGAATGAATTTTACTTACAACAAAGTAATGTTCCTTTAACGTTACTATTAAAAATCGgacgtttcatatgcaacaacttaACACATCTACTTATCAAAAAATCAACACCCCACACAAACTGTACATTTTTACAGAGGATGGAACCTTCCCTGTGGTGATTTAATCGCGAGTCCAGCTGGGCAGTGTAGGGTCGAAAGAGCCGTGTCTCATCGAAGATCTACCTGGATCTCCCTAAAAGACTGATCATACGTACGCACAGATCGATTTCGCTCGGTTCGACGCGTATTGTCATACCTGCTTCTCAACGGTAGCTTGCAAATCAATTACTCTCGTCGTGGTGTCCTGGTCCGCCGGGTCCAGACTGCCATTGCTCAGCCTACTGCCAATTTCAGTCGACCTCTCCGTACCTAGTTTTTGTATCGACTGCGGCtgtggttgttgttgttgttgttgttgttgctgctgttgctgctgctgcgggTGTTGTTGCTGCTGGTGTTCTTGCTGGCCTGCCGCCTGCTCAGTCTCATTCTGCCCGATCACAACACTACATTCAGAATGCCTCGCTCGCATTGCCTGCCCTGCATCGCCGCGCGATCTCCCAACTACTACGGCTAGACAACTATACGCGACTAAGCCACTACCGTGCACTAACGCAGACGCACTCTTATGGATGCAACGATCGAGGTGATTGACGAGCACACGTGGCAGCCGAGCTCTGATGTCGATCGGTACAGATTCGCGCTCTGCGATGACGTTTGATGTTCGAGGAAGATGCTCGTGCAGCATCCACGCTAACTTTGTTCATTTGGAGTCTCCTGTGAGCTCCGAAATTACTAAAAATGGCCTCAAACCTTGGCGTAGACAACCAGAATGTGTCAGTACAGTGGTTGATAAACCCGAGAAACCATTGTTTATCTCCTACGTTAGATTGCATATCATTTAAACTATTCCTTATTGTCTTGAGCTTAAAACGTTCGTTACCAGCGCCATAGGATTATAACATATATCATTATGTTCAgagaatttctaatttttctgtGACAATATTTTTGTTCATGCTTCATAAGAGGATACGTTGCATTTAGTCAAATGTTATAGCCTCTTTTTTGTCCTAGTATTAGAAACCAAAGAAGGAGGAGTTCGAATGATACGTAATATAGAAATTCTTCAAGGATAAACAGTGGTCCCCCCTTACTTGTGTCAGCCACTGTAGTAGAAAATATAGTTTTCTTAATCTTTTCAAATTGGCCGCACGATTACCTTGGTCTCTCGAGCTATACGATTCTGAATACGTCATGACTGCAGTTCTAATAAAAGTTTGATCCTCTCTGCGACAAGGTTCGGTGCTATGCTCACACGATTATATAAAAGATTGTGTAATTGCGATTATGAGATCGATTTTTCAAGCTATATGCCCGGTTACatacttttcattttatttccttGCGCATGCAGAGAGGATCAAAAAGGAAGAAGGCTTTTCCTCGATGATTCATGGAATGAATTCTGTGACGCTGTTGGATTTGGTGACTCGCGAATGATCGAACGGTTTCCAGGATCTCGAGAGAGCTAAAATCTGTGACCAATGACTGAATCGATCGATAACCAACGGCGAGATTAGAAGCGTGTATTACATCGCAGAGAGAAAgaaagtaagagagagagaaagagaaagaggacgaTAGGACCCCGAATGGCCGCATCGAGCGAAAGTTTTATCGGCGACGTGAGATAGTATGCTTGGATCATATCAAAACCCATGAGCATGCACAGTGAACGAAAAATGAAAATCATAAAAGAGGTCGCATGGATGCAGCTTTCACGACGCTCAATACACGTGGAACACCTTTTCTCATGTATCCATGATGATTGTGAAGTATGAGGGGCAGTGTGTGTGAGATATTCTGTGAGTGCGATTATGCATGGGTGGTGGTGGTGTGCGGTATATCGTATCCACGTTTCTCGGCTACCTTGTTCTGTTGCTGGCTGTCTTCCGTCTGCCCGTTTTCCTTCGGCCTGTCCTCGATGGCCTTAGGCGCGTGCCCGCTCATTATGTATTGCTGGAGCTGCGGTTCAAGACATTTAAACGATCAATATCGTCCGCAGTTCGATCACCGTCCCTCAAACGGACCGGTCCGACAGTAaaactacactgcggatttttacccACTCGTGATATTTACAAACGTTTTGAACACAGGTGAGCATTGTCCCACCAACTGAAGGGGCTACATACACCTTGGAaacaaatcgattttttaaaaatattttttaattcgattCTAAAACTGAAAACTATGGTCGCCTAAAAACCTTTTTCGAAATCCgaaatattgatatttttctttgaaaattacAGTGTATATGCATGAAAGTATGTACTTTAAGATACATATACacgttttataataaaaattattttccaggAAGTAGAAATTCGTTTCACGCCTCCAGATGTACGTAGCCTCTTAAATTGGAGGTTGGGTGCGACAATATTGCAAAGGTCAACTTGCGTATGTCCATATTTACTTTAGCATAAATATCCGTAACAGCAAAGCACAGATAATATAAATTTTCGTTATCTTCTAAGGAATGGTcaacgacaaagaagttctaatcgttGTAGATGCAAAGAGAATGGGTAAGGGTTTAAGGATATTCTTGCTTTACTTTTCACACAGGGGGTGTTTCGCGATCATAAAATAAATTCGCCCCTCCTCGGCGGTTTCCACGGAATGGcctataaaaatccgcagtctagcgacaATACTTAGGGAAAGAAGCGGTACCTCCTGTTTGGTAATGGCTAGTTCCTCCTCCAGGCTCTTGTTCTTCTCCTGTGCCATGCGCAGACGGTCCCGCACCTGAAAATTGGTCGCCGGTTATTAAAGGGTATTTTAATGAACCTATTATCTCGCATCTTAGCAGCCTCCGCCCGCGAGACCGTTCTACGTTTAACCCTAAAACAAGGGACTCGTGTAGTTCAACCTCTGTTTCGCGTTCGTCTACCCTTGCAATTAGTGTCTAGGTCCTCCAGATGTTGGAGTGCAATCTCGTGAGTCATCTCGGGAGGATCTTGGGGCCATCAACTCGCTCAAAATTAGGGTTCTACGAGAAAGAGGAGGATCTTGGAGTTTTTCCGCGGAGACGTTCTCTACTGGCCAATTTTTTCGATTTGAAAatcatagaaaaaaattttttagtcgGCTCGATCTTAAAGCAGTCGGAGTCTACGCCCGAAATTCTACGAGAAAAAAGAGGGTTTTGGAGTTCCTCGAAATCGCGGGAAAATTTTTTAGCGAACTCGACCTTGAGTTGGTTAGAGTCTACGCGAATCTAGGTTCAGGGTTAAATCGGAATCGTTGTTGATCCGGTTGCAAGGTTGAAGGAAACGTCGTCGAACAATAGATCAGAAGTTCTTACTTTCTCGTCCAGAGCCTTGTGGTGCTCGAACAGACTTTTCAGCGCTTTAAGCACCTCGGCTTCGGACGACACTCCAGATTGAGTGACCTGCTGCCTCTTCATCACAGTGGTCCTGATGGACCGTTCGTGCCGCGAGACCAGGCATTCTAGATGTTCCAGCAGAAGCTGTAAAAACGAAACAGACAACAGACAATGAGCAATATCGCGGGAACAAGTGCCGCATTCAAACTCTAAAAAGTATTAGAGcagacgcgacgacgacgaggctCTCTACGTACGCGAGTATTACTCCGCTCCGCTTTCAGCTCCGATATCTCCTCATCCCTCGCTAGGATGCCCTCGCGGGCCGCTGCGAGCTCCTTTGTTAGCTGAGAGAACTCCTGAAATCAGAAACAGAGCATCTGTCACCACGTGCCTCGAGAATGCATCTCTATTAACCCTTCTACGACCATCCTTCTGTCTTTTCTCCCCTGGCGATTTTGTGGAAAAATGTTTAAGCATTGCCCACTTATGTCGGAaggaaaaacagaaaattatcaccAACCAATCTTACATTATAGTCAAGGATGATCTGTAGATAGGTTAACGTCTCAAGTTTGTTCATATATTTGCATTATCTGCACTGCcgaatataaattttttgcGTTTCCATAACTAATGATTCTTATAGATTTTGATGCGTTATATGCAACTTTATAAATTTTTCCTTTAATCGCGAAAGCTATACAAATAATTCTTACGTAGAACAGTCCTGTAGATTCTTCCGAATACAACAGTGTACTTTACCACAACATGATAAACGTTTAAGCAtgttcaaataatatttaaagaGGTTAACGCAACAATTTTCACGGACGTTATCGAAAAgctaaaaaaaagttaaaaattgtagGACAGAGTCATtaagagaaacaaaaaaaaagttttAGTAATTCAATAGATCCTTTTCAGAGGCTTCTACGAATGTTCTTGCATTTAAACGTTTCGAGTCAGATCGAAAGGCAAAGACCACAAAGAGCCAAGTCATTCTTTCGTTGGACCCGATGCTGAATCAGAGCATTAAGAAGGAATCAGCTTCTACCAAAGAAGATCAGATCGACAAGTAGTTCTACTTCTGCGTCGAGCAGTTCGCAAGTCGCAGACTGAAATATTTTAGGGTACCGCTCACGAGGGAGCTCCGTCACAAAGTTTGCCCCTCTGGGAGGCTGCACTTTCATCTTCGTACACGTTACTTCCGCTCGACATTCTAGTTGAAtgttgtatatttatttataagtgCCGCTGATCGATACCGGGGCTCCGCTGTTGCAAAACAACGCGGACCTGCTGGATCCATTCTTTAAAGGACAACAGGGTCTCCTGTTGATCAAAACAGATCAAAATGCTTATGGAAATTCCAGTTCCAGGAGATTTCTCAAAAGATGAAAAACTTGAAGAAATCaagtcatcattctgaacaacttttccctatacatgttaccgccgctcgattttagttttcgagatattcgccaAAAGCTATTGCTAATACTGTATTGAACTTTTCGTATTCTTGCACGCTCCGTGGCAAGGCAAGCCTGTTCCGGCACAGCGCctgtttactttttttttttttgtaaacccGCTGTGGAGATGAGAGAGAAAACAGGGTCTTGCTTTCAATTTTGAAAGACTACTCCTCGATTTTCGTATGCATGGTCGGGCCGGTCCTCTCCGCTCCCTCCACGACCTACCCACAACTCATTCTATTCACATAATCTTTGCATTGTAGCTGTCATCCAGAATTTGATCTAGTAATGGAAAAATCATGCGAATAGAATGAGTTGTGGTTAGGTCGTGGAGGAGGCGGAATTGGGTCCGGCAGTCAGGCCAGCCCGACCACGTATACGAAAATCCAAGAGGAGTCTTTCAAAATTGAAAGCTAACCTTATATATGTATGACCAGAGTGAGACCTTGCATTCTCTCTCGTCTTCATATcgtgtttacaaaaaaaaaatttaaacagacgCCGCCAAGAAACCATCACTCTATTCTTTCTTCCCCttcttatatatatatgttgtatatTGCGTATCTGTTATTAATTTTATGTTTGGCTAGAAATCGGAAATATTTCGGCCATCATACCCAAACAAGCACAAAAACATAACATTTGTAAGAAGCAGAATACGTTGCGAACGCCGTTAAGCGACCGCCTGTGTTTATATACGAAAATCCaaaagagaaaattcaatacaGTATTAATAATagatttttgcgaatatctcgaaaactaaaacCAAGCGGCTATAACATGTACAGGgagaagttgttcagaatgatgacgttgacaatatatttcaaggtcatcaaaatcggtgaggaggACCAACTTCTGTATAATTACCGGAAGTTTCTTTTTCGTCGCCAATTTTGACTTTATTTCGTACATGTTCAAATTCGTCGAACATTTTTGTTCCGTGTACTTGTGTGCGTTGAGACGAATCTGTAGATTATGATTCACGTTGCCCCATTTCATTGACTAACAGTGTAAGCTCAGAATACattacagaaaataaacaaaGAACCTGTATAGAAGAAAAAATTGGATCCGTGGCCGATAGTAAGTGGAAATGGTTCCTCGGTAGAAATTATTCAGGATGAAGATTCTCCATAATTGTTTTAATCAGAACATTGATGTAACAGGTTTAAACACTTATTTTCGGAGCAGGTATCCAGTTATGAACGGACAGGATCCCAATTAGGAACCTGCCAACTTTATTCCCTAATACAAACTTAGGTAATCTCGACTTCTCCGaacgagacggagagagagagagagagagagagagagagagagagagagagatggttcTGTCCTGTTTTTCCGTTTATCCGTACCACTCGGGGAGCTCCAATTTCCACGAGACTTGGAACGGAAAGCTGGAAACACCTCGACCCGATTAAAAATTGACCGATTAACGTCGATTACAGGGAAAACGGTTCCGTTTACACCGGACAAGGAGCCGGAGCCCTTTAAAGGGGTACTCTGATTTTTAAtcttcgaaaaatcgatttaccTTCTTTTACATTTTCCTTAAGTATAAATGTTGTGGACTGTGCGTGAACTTTTATGGAAACCGTTGCCACGATGCTTCGACCTGTAGTTGACTTGAAATTTTGAGAGTATCTTCAGCACGTACCCTGTCGTCGTACgaactgaaatttttcaaatccgtaaattttttcttaattttcttttttcgtgcTGAAGACcacaaatatttaacaaatcgaTAATTTGACTTCAAAATGCCGCcactttgtaaataatcaagagtTAATTTCTTTCAGTTCGAGCCATAACTTTCGGAAAACGTCGATCCATGTATTCTAAAACATACTCTGTCAAAAGATATATaacatgtaatttttattacttttacttgaaaaaattcaCACACGCGCTTCAAAAACCAAtgaatacgtgtgcaaaatccgAATACAGCAGGTTCGAtggtttttctgaaaaaaattcctaaaaattcgcgCAAAAACGTCCTCGAAAATAAGAATACCTCCTTAAGCCGTCGCCGGATATCGTTCTCGGGAAGGGTGAGAGGGGGGGGGTGAGGGGAATATCGATGCCGCTTGCAAAGAACTCATTATCCCGGAAGAGGCTGATTAATTACGGTCGGCGGAGGAATCCTATTAACCCATCGACAGCGAGAGCTGCGAGCCAAATCATCGGGAAATACAGGCCCGGCGAGAGCTGGGCTACACGAAGAAGGAGGGTCCCGATTTAAATAACAAGTTCCCGAATCTTAATTATTTCGGCCGCGACTCGTGAGATCTCTTCGATCACGATCCCGGGGCAAGAGCTCGGTGATTGCTGTGCTCCCGTGTACGGGATCGAGCGAACAATTCCCGAGCAATCTGGCCGAATATCGGTCCTCGATCAATTTTCCAAGATTAATTTGCATGTAACAAAGTTTCTCACGACCGTATCAATTTGCCGGAGGGCGAACGCGTGTGAATCGTTGCTGCCGGATCAACGGCGTGTACACTTGATCCCGGTGACGAATTAATGATTTGTGATTGTACGCCGGTGAACGTCGAACAGGCAGGCGCACATGCAATAGGCCCCATTCAATGTTCATCGCCGCCGATTAATAAGGAGAAACTAATCCTCTCGAATGGTAATCTAGTCGGGGACTCCGAGGTGCGTTTCCACGAGTAGAGAGGAGGAGCGGCAGCACCGAGAAACAAAAGCCGCGTGAACGGTGTACACCATTGTCCAATTTCGAGGAAATTAACGACGCACAGTACGGAcaacccctcccccccccccactcacTTTGTCTAATTGCGATCCGCTACGATGAAGCTCGTCAAATGCACTCAATGGGAAAACCGATTCCCAATCGAAATCTCCTCGTAAGCTTTCTTACTGGAGCACGTCGAATTTCGCGATTGTTTCGAACGCTGCTTAGCTCATAAAGTAAACAATAACACAATTAAGACGATTTATGCAAAAAGTTAAATTCCAAAAATGAATTATTGTTACGATCAATTGAAAAACTATCCCCATTTGGAGATGGCTTGGTGCAATTCATATGCACGATGGGACTCATGGTACGCAATGGGTTAATACCGCCAACGATTTTAACACTACACCTACCACGGTCGGTCAAATTgatcttttcaaacttctgcgtacaatttcgtagatacaacattatcacattgctatttatctttacgacttttctgaaagtatgtatacaatgtatttctcagtatttatttctcgtttcttattatttttttccaagaaatataatatatgtagccTGTCCTGCCTACCACgtccggtcaatttgaccgcacgagataatatggtatttaatcTTATAAACCTAATCAGTATAATGTAAGGGTATTCTCAATGTGACATgaccaactcaaaataaatgagcggCCTCATTGAATGAGACGTTGTCAAGTTGCGCGCGTGcatggttgataatactgtttcatgacaaatacatccaaaccgcaaaggtggaccacacagtacaattttggaAATTGATGAGAGTGCATCGcagtatattttatataattggaattatacaaaaataaatttgtgtaGGGATGCAAAACCGTTAAGCGCGATCAACGTTGGCGTTTTTGCCGAAAGACACCCGCGGATCGCTGAAACAATAAACAGCTGACAGGTGAATGCCGTAGCGCGTGTGTGCGAAAGAATGAGAGCGTGAGTGCGTGAGAGAGAAAGCGACGAAGGTACGACGTCCGCGAACTCCGTATATGAGCCGATTTGTGTGTATGTGTTGTGACGATCGGCCTATACATAGATAGGTCACGATCGCGAGTCAGAGTTGAAGAGTGAGAACTGCGAATCGAAATTGTAAATAGAGAGAGTGAGAACTGCGAGTcgaaattgtatatatatatatagagagagagagagagagagagagagagagtcgaaaGTGTATACGTTAACAGttaaaatatacatacatatatcgttAGCCACTGACACCACATAGGATTACCATTCTAACCAATAGAATTGACCAAATCCTTACATTTGTATCGTCACTTCATGGAAGTTGTtcgtctactaattcattcggcAACAAATTGAgtattatatacatttaattatattaacaataattttttttaaggaccggtcatgttgaccgcgcacggtaggaataggtagtatacaagaagtgtcggtagatttagtgttaaagtaACTCGAGAGTTTGTATCGATAGTACCTAATATGGTATCTGCAGTAGAACGATGAAGATAATCGAATTAAAATGAAtataatgaaatgaaatgtatTCCAGGGGATACGCAATCTCGGCAGCGATCTTTGGTCCCGGAAGGAAAAATGAGGGTGAAGGGAGGGAA encodes:
- the Liprin-alpha gene encoding PTPRF interacting protein alpha isoform X9 — translated: MWNVMCDVMPTIAEDSISQRSSQFSGEEVNFEQLMVSMLDERDKLVESLRETQTRLQETEARRQETEKERDSLNRQLNANIPQEFSQLTKELAAAREGILARDEEISELKAERSNTRLLLEHLECLVSRHERSIRTTVMKRQQVTQSGVSSEAEVLKALKSLFEHHKALDEKVRDRLRMAQEKNKSLEEELAITKQELQQYIMSGHAPKAIEDRPKENGQTEDSQQQNKNETEQAAGQQEHQQQQHPQQQQQQQQQQQQQQPQPQSIQKLGTERSTEIGSRLSNGSLDPADQDTTTRVIDLQATVEKQSSELSTWQRRVAELIGHVAELEETLSKAQKDLLKTQETNVKLQRDLHENVAQKVDQEERIATLEKRYLQAQRESSSSHDLNEKLEQELQHKKAQLKLQEEKIAAIQEKLELAEQKLAQYSKLPEMEEQLKQRMEALTQVRRPNQQAQERHGSAEDRIQRLETQLEEKNAEVMRVNQRLKMNEEHNTRLSATVDKLLSESNERLQAHLEERMQALNEKNTLTQELEQTRKLAEDLQNEKTEIVKELGKARLEIDNVKRQMLQQEIAFNIQQTDALTRSLSPNAVDPGSFSRSASHSSFDTHSLPRRTAKRPTIDEDTTKNYVPRTLAEQEWEKLQQAHVLANVQQAFDVSSDAEGDGDNESLFSCAADVISPTGHSDAQTLAVMLQEQLDAINNEIRLIQKEKQSTEARAEELESRVGSLEHMNLLARGRSLERASPPLSGRSTPKSHHSPNRDYLHKYHTAPASMSPAHLHQYAASLTSPGQLSESLPASQLQLSGEELHSVSERDSTGGAGSGGSDAASPLTARSIRLERVVQALAHSQEELRRRTGQTGFPSSGFPAHSSQDSLHKNNLSGVGLPIGQLSSPHLHMQATMSPATAAAVAAAQKKKGIKSSLGRFFSKKEKIKGKDTPMPGNMSGMGGASTPADPDYGDSVVAVAGTMGSKSDFDRRKKKSMLDSSRHELLAEAMKAGTPFALWNGPTVVAWLELWVGMPTWYVAACRANVKSGAIMSALSDTEIQREIGISCHLHRLKLRLAIQEMVSLTSPSAPKTSRTTLAFGDMNHEWIGNVWLPSLGLPQYRSTFMECLVDARMLDHLTKKELRSQLKMVDSFHRTSLQYGISCLKRLNYDRQQLEERRQMAEDANVDVLVWSNDRVIRWVQSIGLKEYGNNLLESGVHGALIAIDEGFDANSFALALQIPTQNTQARQLLEREFANLLAVGTERRLDEANSMKS